The Actinomycetota bacterium region GGTCCGCGGCACCCACGAGATCGAGTTCGATGTCGGGGCGCGAGGACCGGAGCTGCCCGACCGCCTCGAGCAGCACGTCCTGGCCCTTGGTCGGATGCAGCCGGCCCACGGTGGCGATCCGGGCGGGGTCCCGAGGGTCCCACCTGACGGACGCCGGGCCGATGTGCCCTGCAACGACCGCGACCGGTGCCCCGAGCCCACGCAACCGCGCCGCCGCCGCAGCCGAGGGAGCGACCGCGAGGTGGACGATCGCGGCGCACACGCGGTCGAGGGGGCGAGGCGCAGCGAGAGCGTGGGCGTGCCACACCACCTTCGCCCGGGCCAGCCGGGCGGGCACCCCGTACAGGAGCACCGCACGATGGTCGTTGAGGTGCACCACGTCGGACCCTCGCAACGCGGTCGCCGAACGCCGCCAGTAGCCCGGCAGGCGGCTGAGTGCAGCCGCCCCGGCGCGCCCGCCGTAGGAGCTGAGCGGACCCGTGGCAGGGACGACGACGGTCGCTACCCCGTCCCGCGCGAGCGACCGGGTCAGCGGGCCCAGGGCCGGGGCGATGACGCGGACGTCCCACCCCGCACCGCGTAGCTCCGAGACCAGCCAGCGCAGCTGCGACTGACTACCGCCCCGCAGATGGGGGTAGGCATCCGCGAGCGTGATACGCCGTGCTCGGGTCACGCGGCCTCCAGCGCGCGGAAGCGGAGGGTGGGACAGCGCAGCCTACGAGAGCAGCCCGGCCACACCCACGCGCGCACCCCGACCCGGGGCGGGAGCCGCTTCGCCGTGCTGGACGAACGAGGTTGACGCATCCGTGCTCGACATGCTCTACAGTGTCCCGCCGACAGCATCCAGCACCATGACGCGCCGTCCCGGCACGGTCGGGCGCGGAAGAGGGGTAACCATGAACCGGATCCCGATCATCACCGCGATCCTCACCGGGCTGCTGTTGCTGCTGCCCGCGGCCGGCCACGCGCAGGACTACCCGCCGACGTCAGGCGGGATCTCGGTCGCCTGCTCGTTCGACGGCACCACCGTCTCCTGCAGCGGCCGCGGCTTCCAACCCTCGAGCGAGGTGACCGCGCGGGTGTTCGCCGCCGGCTCCACGACCGCCCGCCGCACGGACACGCTGACCGCGAACGCGCAGGGCGAGGTCCTCCACCGCTTCGAGCCGGTGTGCGACGTGAACTCGATCGACGTCGAGATGAGCGGGACCGACGCCAACGGCAGCGCCGGCTCCGCCCGCGCGACCGTCGACATCTCGAACTGCACGGGCGCGACGCCTCAGACCGGCGGTGGTGCGGCCCTGCTCGGACTGGTCGCGCTCGGCGGCTTCACGGCACTCGCCCGGCGTCGCCGCTGACCTCCCCAACCCCGTGATCCCGCGCCCGGTGGCGCGGGATCACTCGTTGGTCCCCGTCGCGTCGGTGTTCACGTGGACCTCGAGCGTGACCGGCCGGGTGACGTCGCCCGTCACGAGCACCTGACCATCCTCGACGCGGACCTCGACGGGTGGGCCCGGGACTCCATCGGGTCCGAGCATCGGGTCGTTGCCCCCGCCCTCGACCGCCGCCGACACGATCCGCCAACCCTCGGGTACCCCGAGGCGGAGGGACAGGCGGTCCGCTATCGCCTTGGCCTGACGATGCAGCCGCAGCCGGTACACGAACCCAGTGTCGGTCGGCTGGATCTCCGTCGGTCCACCGAGGGCGTACGAGAACGATCGGGTCGACCGTGCCGGCGTCTCGACGACGTGATCGACGGCACGCAGGCCGTGCAGCTCCACGACCCGTGGAGATTCGAACAGGTCGCCGTCGGCGTTGGTGATGCGCAGGTCCGTCGTTCCGCGCGGCACCCAGAGGGTGAACCAGCTCCGGTTGAGCCCGCGGGGGCCGGTGAACGCCTCGACGAACCCTCGCCCCGGCTCGCTCGAGCCGAGGATGTAGATGTCGTGGCCGGTCGTGCCGAGCGGGTTCTCCACCGCGACGTCGACCGAGCCCTCCCGCCGGACGTGACCATCGTCGCCGGGGACGAGACGCAGATCGATGCCGACGCGGTGGGCGACGTGGACGTCGGACTTGTTGCCCGCACCGTTGTTGACCGTGAGCGCGAGGAAGTCCATCCCCTCCGGATCGCGCAGCTCACCCGCGATGCCGAGCTCCTCGAGGACGGCTTGCTCGTGGGGCTGGGTGCTGTAGATCTGTAGGTGCCCGGCACCGGCCGCGGTGCCCAGGTGACGCAGCATCGTCAGCGCGCTCCACCGCCCCGACGCGATGCCCCGGAACGCGGATTCCGCGACCGCCTGCAGGTAGATCTTTCGCTCGAGGGACTCGCCGCCCATGTGGTCGTAGGCATCCACCAGGAGCGTCGTCGCGAGCGCCGCCGGCGGGATCTCGCTCGGCATCACTCCGTCGGTGACCTCCGGCGGGACGACCACGGGGCCCAGCGGGGCGTGGGCGTAGGCGAGCCCGAGCGGATCGATGACGAGCACACCATCGAGGCGACGGCCGCGCTCGCGCTCGTACAGGTCCAACATCACCTCGGCGACGGTCGGGAGGTCGGGGTCGAGGTTGGCGTTGCCGAGGAAGGTCAGCGCCCCGGCCTTGCCGTAGCGCTCGACGAAGGCCGGCTCGACACCGCGCGGGAGCGGGACGTCGGCGTCGTCGGCGACGACATCGGTCTGGTCGAGCACCTCGTAGCGCTCCGGACGACCGAGTTGGAACCCACCGTCCTCGAGGCGGATCGTCGTGAAGAACCCGATCAGTCCGCCGGTGCCACGGAGCTCGCCGGGGTTCTGCATCGCCAGGAAGTACTCGCGGGGTCCGTCCGCGCCGAAGAAGGACGGCAGGACCGACGCGAGCGCACGCGCATCCTCGACGAAGGCGAGCAGGCGTACCCCCTGGTCGAGCACCTCGGCCCGCCCCTGCAGCACCTGCTGGACGACTCCCGCGGCGGGGCGTGCTCGGAGCTCGCCCAGGGCCAGCTGGAGGGGCGCGACGTCGAGCGTGACGATGGCGTCGGCGACCTCCTCGACGCGCTGCAGGTCGAAGCGTCCGTCGGGGGTGCGTACGCCGCTACCGCGGTCGCCGCTCAGCTGCTGGAGCTGGCCCAGCGCGGTGGCGGCGATGGTCGCCGCCTCGTCGGCAGCCTCGATCCCGATCCGAGCGGTCACGAGCGACCGCCGCGCCGGCGGCAGCTGCTCGGCGAGCGACCACACCGGCCCGTGCGCGACGGCGGAGGCCCGCGCAACCGACGAGGTCATCTCCTCGAGCGCGACTCCGAGCCGATCGGCGTCGCCCGCCTGCAACGCCGCCAGCCCCTCCGTCAGCGCAGCCCGGCCACGGTCGACGGAGTTCTGGACGATCACGAGCTCGCGCGCGAGGAGCCCGCCAACGAACAGGACCACCGCGACCACGCCGAGGGCGAGGTAGGACCACCAGGAGTCGGTCACCCGTCCCGCCCCGGCGCGATCCGTCGGGTCCGAGCTCACCGAGCTGTCTCGAAGCCCGGGATGAACGGCGACCCGGGATCACGGTCGAGCTCGTCGCGGTACCACTCGATGGTCCGCTCCAGGCCCGATCGCAACGTGTGGCGCGGCTCCCAACCCAGCAGCTCGCGCGCCCTGCTGGCGTCGGCGTACATCCGCGGGATCTCGATCGGTCGCTCCGCCAGTACCCCGAGCTGCGCCTCGATCGGGTCGCCCATGAGCTCGAGGATGGTGGTGGCCAGCTCCGCGATGGCCACCTCCTCGCCACACCCGAGGTTGAGCAGCTCCCCCTCGACACCGGGCACGGTCGCTGCCCGCACGAGCCCGTCGACGAGGTCCTCGACGAAGTTGAACTCGCGGGTCTGCGTTCCACGGGTCATGAGGAGGGGCTGACCACGCAGACCGCGCAGGATGATCTCGGGGATCACCCGGTCCGGTGTCTGGGCGGGGCCGTAGGCGTTGAAGGGCCGGATCAGCACGGCGGGGAGTCCGCCGTGCTGCTGGCTCAGCCGGACGTACATCTCGGCGGTGTACTTGCTCACCGCGTAGGGCGACACCGGCCGGGGGTGATCGGACTCGCGGAACGGCACGTCGATCGCCCCGTAGATCTCGGACGTGCCGACGTTGACGAAGCGGTCGAGTTGCCTGCTCGACAGGGCCTGGACGAGGTTGACCGTGCCCTGCACGTTCACCTGCACGCACTCGTCGGTACGGGTCCAGGACTTGCCGACGTG contains the following coding sequences:
- a CDS encoding glycosyltransferase family 4 protein, which encodes MTRARRITLADAYPHLRGGSQSQLRWLVSELRGAGWDVRVIAPALGPLTRSLARDGVATVVVPATGPLSSYGGRAGAAALSRLPGYWRRSATALRGSDVVHLNDHRAVLLYGVPARLARAKVVWHAHALAAPRPLDRVCAAIVHLAVAPSAAAAARLRGLGAPVAVVAGHIGPASVRWDPRDPARIATVGRLHPTKGQDVLLEAVGQLRSSRPDIELDLVGAADPHQPAYERALRERSAARDLVGAVHFRGHVDDPWPLVARARVYVQPSRTETQGLAFAQALRVGIPAVASDLPALREQGTDGDAISFVPVEDVAALVAALQRALDLGTEDPDRTPPGTRHGSTGTTIETWVRLYEGLVTR
- a CDS encoding DUF4012 domain-containing protein, with the protein product MTDSWWSYLALGVVAVVLFVGGLLARELVIVQNSVDRGRAALTEGLAALQAGDADRLGVALEEMTSSVARASAVAHGPVWSLAEQLPPARRSLVTARIGIEAADEAATIAATALGQLQQLSGDRGSGVRTPDGRFDLQRVEEVADAIVTLDVAPLQLALGELRARPAAGVVQQVLQGRAEVLDQGVRLLAFVEDARALASVLPSFFGADGPREYFLAMQNPGELRGTGGLIGFFTTIRLEDGGFQLGRPERYEVLDQTDVVADDADVPLPRGVEPAFVERYGKAGALTFLGNANLDPDLPTVAEVMLDLYERERGRRLDGVLVIDPLGLAYAHAPLGPVVVPPEVTDGVMPSEIPPAALATTLLVDAYDHMGGESLERKIYLQAVAESAFRGIASGRWSALTMLRHLGTAAGAGHLQIYSTQPHEQAVLEELGIAGELRDPEGMDFLALTVNNGAGNKSDVHVAHRVGIDLRLVPGDDGHVRREGSVDVAVENPLGTTGHDIYILGSSEPGRGFVEAFTGPRGLNRSWFTLWVPRGTTDLRITNADGDLFESPRVVELHGLRAVDHVVETPARSTRSFSYALGGPTEIQPTDTGFVYRLRLHRQAKAIADRLSLRLGVPEGWRIVSAAVEGGGNDPMLGPDGVPGPPVEVRVEDGQVLVTGDVTRPVTLEVHVNTDATGTNE
- a CDS encoding GDP-mannose 4,6-dehydratase; its protein translation is MAEVTQLAGVPVFVTGGSGFIGSHLVRRLVDQGADVHVLTSGVSSVYPVRLTSLRDVITLHEGSLSDRTAMEAVVSAAAPRVVFHLGAYTHVGKSWTRTDECVQVNVQGTVNLVQALSSRQLDRFVNVGTSEIYGAIDVPFRESDHPRPVSPYAVSKYTAEMYVRLSQQHGGLPAVLIRPFNAYGPAQTPDRVIPEIILRGLRGQPLLMTRGTQTREFNFVEDLVDGLVRAATVPGVEGELLNLGCGEEVAIAELATTILELMGDPIEAQLGVLAERPIEIPRMYADASRARELLGWEPRHTLRSGLERTIEWYRDELDRDPGSPFIPGFETAR